One Roseimaritima multifibrata DNA window includes the following coding sequences:
- the lpdA gene encoding dihydrolipoyl dehydrogenase: MASDRFDLVVLGGGPAGYVAAIRAAQLGLRVACIDENAQLGGTCLRVGCIPSKALLESSHLYHEAQHQFAEHGVNLSGVDLDLSQMMNRKEKIVDTLTGGIGMLFKKNKITDIRGRGKMLDAHTIEVTGDQPQTIQADKVLLALGSRPAGLRGIEEDGEWIGNSTTALSFKEVPKRLVVIGGGYIGLELGSVWNRLGSEVVVLEATDRILMGIDSEIAKIAHRTFQKQGLQFHTKTFVQSAKRVNDSCVVEIKDGDPIECDRVLLSTGRVPTTENVGLDAAGVSTDERGFLTVNHNFQTSVDNVYAIGDCIGGAMLAHKAMEEGIVCVERMTGISSHVNYDVIPAVVYTHPEISMVGQTEDALKEAGTAYRKGIGHFGANGRARTLGEPDGRVKILADEQTDRVLGVHIIGVSAGDLIAEAAAAMEFGASSEDIARTCHAHPTLSEALHEAALAVDKRAIHTA, encoded by the coding sequence ATGGCATCGGATCGATTTGATTTAGTCGTTCTCGGGGGCGGTCCCGCAGGTTATGTCGCAGCTATTCGTGCGGCACAGCTAGGCCTTCGTGTCGCCTGTATCGACGAAAATGCCCAGTTAGGCGGCACCTGCCTCCGTGTTGGTTGCATTCCCAGCAAAGCCCTACTGGAATCGAGTCACCTCTATCACGAAGCCCAGCACCAATTTGCCGAGCACGGAGTCAATCTGTCGGGAGTCGATCTGGACCTGAGCCAGATGATGAATCGCAAAGAAAAGATTGTCGACACCCTGACCGGCGGCATCGGGATGCTGTTTAAGAAAAACAAAATCACCGACATCCGCGGCCGCGGAAAGATGTTGGACGCCCACACGATCGAAGTCACGGGCGATCAGCCGCAAACCATCCAAGCGGACAAGGTCTTGCTGGCCCTGGGCAGCCGGCCCGCCGGCCTACGCGGGATCGAAGAAGATGGCGAGTGGATCGGAAACAGCACCACCGCACTTTCTTTTAAGGAAGTCCCCAAACGCTTGGTCGTCATCGGCGGCGGCTACATCGGCCTGGAACTTGGCAGCGTCTGGAATCGCTTGGGTAGCGAAGTCGTGGTCCTGGAAGCGACCGACCGTATCCTGATGGGAATCGATAGCGAAATCGCCAAAATCGCACATCGCACCTTCCAAAAACAAGGGCTGCAGTTCCACACCAAAACATTCGTTCAATCTGCCAAACGAGTCAACGATTCCTGTGTGGTCGAAATCAAAGATGGCGACCCGATCGAATGCGACCGCGTCCTACTGTCCACAGGCCGAGTCCCCACGACCGAAAATGTCGGACTGGACGCCGCCGGCGTGTCGACCGATGAACGAGGGTTCCTAACGGTCAACCACAACTTCCAAACCTCCGTCGACAATGTCTACGCCATCGGCGACTGCATCGGCGGAGCCATGCTGGCTCACAAGGCAATGGAAGAAGGGATCGTCTGCGTCGAACGGATGACCGGCATCAGTTCGCATGTCAATTACGATGTGATCCCCGCCGTCGTCTACACCCATCCAGAAATCTCGATGGTGGGACAAACCGAAGATGCTCTCAAAGAAGCGGGGACCGCCTACCGCAAGGGAATCGGTCACTTCGGAGCCAACGGGCGAGCTCGCACACTTGGCGAACCGGACGGCCGAGTCAAAATCCTTGCCGATGAACAGACCGATCGCGTACTGGGCGTTCACATCATCGGAGTCAGCGCAGGGGACCTGATCGCCGAAGCGGCTGCCGCGATGGAATTTGGTGCAAGCAGTGAAGACATCGCTCGCACCTGCCATGCCCATCCAACCCTCTCGGAAGCATTGCACGAAGCCGCATTGGCCGTCGACAAACGAGCGATCCATACCGCTTAG
- the mnmA gene encoding tRNA 2-thiouridine(34) synthase MnmA, translating into MARVVLAMSGGVDSSAAAHLLCQEGHDVIGVFMRHGEESTEACRVEDQKKSSGAKGLPVVERAGHKQGCCTASDAADARRVADRLGIPFYALNLESDFRRIVDYFVDDYLQGRTPNPCVQCNNWIKFGRLFDYADGVQADFVATGHYARLQEGPTGEPQLLRGLDEGKDQSYVLYGIRRDRLSKMMLPVGGYTKPQIRELAGEIGLSVAQKKDSQEICFVTSGHHSDFVRSRRGEGAPSTAGDFVKLDGTVVGQHRGFEAFTVGQRKGLGIALGEPHFVIRIEPETCRVVLGEREALLRAGLEAEKMNWLIDTPAMGDAIDCQVQIRYNSPPKPAVATIVDPESQRVRVVFDKPEEGVAPGQAAVIYDGNRVLGGGWIEHSFE; encoded by the coding sequence TTGGCACGTGTAGTATTGGCGATGAGCGGTGGTGTGGATTCAAGTGCAGCGGCCCATCTGTTGTGCCAGGAAGGGCATGATGTGATTGGGGTCTTCATGCGCCATGGTGAAGAATCGACCGAAGCTTGCCGAGTCGAAGACCAAAAGAAATCTAGCGGCGCGAAGGGACTGCCTGTCGTCGAGCGGGCAGGGCATAAGCAGGGGTGTTGTACCGCCAGCGACGCGGCTGATGCCCGCCGAGTTGCCGATCGCTTGGGGATCCCGTTTTATGCGTTAAATCTAGAAAGTGATTTCCGCCGGATTGTTGATTACTTTGTCGACGATTATTTGCAAGGGCGTACTCCAAATCCCTGTGTGCAGTGCAACAACTGGATCAAATTCGGGCGTCTGTTCGACTATGCCGACGGAGTCCAAGCTGATTTTGTCGCCACAGGGCATTACGCGCGATTGCAGGAAGGGCCGACCGGGGAGCCCCAACTGCTGCGTGGGTTGGATGAAGGAAAGGATCAGTCCTACGTGCTGTATGGGATCCGCCGCGATCGATTGTCAAAAATGATGCTTCCCGTGGGCGGTTACACGAAACCACAGATTCGCGAATTAGCTGGAGAAATTGGGTTGTCCGTTGCCCAAAAGAAAGACAGCCAAGAAATCTGTTTTGTGACCAGTGGACACCATTCCGATTTTGTTCGTAGTCGTCGCGGCGAGGGGGCTCCTTCGACGGCTGGCGATTTTGTCAAACTGGATGGGACCGTCGTCGGTCAGCACCGCGGATTCGAAGCGTTTACTGTCGGCCAGCGAAAAGGATTGGGAATCGCGCTTGGTGAGCCTCACTTTGTGATTCGGATCGAGCCGGAAACGTGCCGAGTGGTCCTGGGCGAGCGTGAGGCTTTGCTGCGAGCCGGTTTAGAGGCCGAGAAAATGAATTGGTTAATCGACACCCCCGCGATGGGCGACGCAATCGATTGCCAGGTCCAGATTCGATACAACAGCCCCCCAAAACCGGCTGTCGCAACCATCGTGGATCCGGAATCGCAGCGAGTGCGGGTGGTTTTTGATAAGCCTGAAGAGGGGGTGGCTCCTGGGCAAGCTGCGGTCATTTATGACGGAAATCGGGTCCTCGGGGGCGGTTGGATCGAACATTCCTTTGAATAG
- the prfB gene encoding peptide chain release factor 2 (programmed frameshift) — MDAELIQRSKEISERLVQLRDSLDYSSKAEKIKQIELQMGEAGFWDNSESAQQTVGTLKSLKSIVDPTKSLISAVEDLGTLMEMAEEEPELIGEIREEIDRLEELLESLELKALLNGPNDAAGALVTINARDGGTDANDWADMMLRMYSAWAVAHDFKIELLDRHDNEEAGINHATIAVRGPMAYGYLKGEEGIHRLVRISPFNSEGKRQTSFAAVDVSPEIDDSFDIDIQEKDVREDRYRAGGAGGQHVNKTDSAIRLTHIPTNTVVQCQNERSQHQNRATAWKMLRAKMARVEEMKREAEQATRYASKASTGFGSQIRNYFLHPDQRVKDARTGHHVGNFNSVLDGSELQGFFDAFLRWRAKEMSDAS, encoded by the exons ATGGATGCCGAGTTGATTCAACGTAGCAAAGAGATTTCCGAGCGTCTGGTGCAGCTACGAGACAGTCTT GACTACTCCAGCAAAGCTGAAAAAATCAAACAGATCGAACTTCAGATGGGAGAGGCCGGATTCTGGGATAACTCAGAATCCGCTCAACAGACCGTCGGGACGTTAAAAAGCCTGAAAAGCATCGTCGACCCGACCAAAAGCCTAATCTCGGCGGTCGAGGATCTCGGTACGCTGATGGAAATGGCTGAGGAGGAACCCGAACTGATCGGGGAAATCCGTGAAGAGATCGATCGGCTAGAGGAATTGCTGGAAAGCCTGGAACTAAAGGCGTTGCTAAACGGCCCCAATGATGCCGCTGGCGCCCTCGTGACCATCAACGCCCGTGACGGCGGGACCGATGCCAATGACTGGGCGGATATGATGCTTCGCATGTATTCGGCATGGGCCGTCGCCCACGATTTCAAAATCGAATTGCTCGACCGTCATGACAACGAAGAAGCCGGGATCAACCACGCCACGATCGCCGTCCGCGGGCCGATGGCCTACGGATACCTGAAAGGGGAAGAAGGAATCCATCGACTGGTTCGAATCAGCCCCTTCAACAGCGAAGGCAAACGTCAAACCAGCTTCGCTGCCGTCGACGTATCACCCGAAATCGACGATTCGTTTGATATCGACATCCAAGAAAAAGATGTTCGCGAAGACCGCTACCGAGCGGGGGGTGCCGGTGGCCAGCACGTCAACAAAACCGACAGTGCAATCCGCCTGACGCATATCCCGACCAATACCGTGGTCCAGTGTCAGAACGAACGAAGCCAGCACCAAAACCGAGCGACCGCTTGGAAGATGCTGCGAGCCAAAATGGCCCGAGTCGAAGAGATGAAACGCGAAGCCGAGCAGGCAACCCGATACGCCAGCAAAGCCAGCACCGGATTCGGATCCCAGATCCGCAACTATTTCCTGCATCCCGACCAGCGTGTCAAAGACGCGCGAACGGGGCACCATGTCGGAAACTTCAATTCCGTCCTAGATGGCAGCGAACTGCAAGGCTTCTTCGATGCTTTCCTAAGATGGCGAGCCAAAGAGATGTCCGACGCCAGTTAA